The Lactobacillus sp. ESL0680 DNA segment TGTACCTAACCATCTAATTGCCTTATACAAATATTGACTCATGTAGGCATCATAAGCATGGACCTCATCAATCACGACTACTTTGCCGCTCAGTCCTAAATGCTTTAAGAAAAGGTGCTTCTGCTTTAATCCCATTGAAAGAAGGTTGTCAATCGTGCCAATTGTAAACTTAGTTAAGATCGACTTTTTCCCAGAAAACCAACTATTAACTGTGATTGCTCCCTTATCTGTATCATCTACCACATTTTCGGCATCAGGTAGCTTTTTATATTCATCGTTAAATATTTTTTTACTGTGCATTAAGTCAACTGAAAAGTCGCATTTTTGTTCAGCAGATAATTTTTGCAGCCAATGTTTAACTCGGCTAAACATTGCATTACTAGTTGCCTGCGTCGGCAGACCCATAAATAAGCCATCTGCACCGGTAATATATGCGAGCTGTTCAACAGCAACTAAGGCTATCTCGGTTTTGCCTAGCCCCATAGGTGCTTCCACAATAACCATTCCTGGATCAGTTGTTTCACCAATTGCTTTAGTTATTGTTCTTTGAACAGGTCTTGCTTCAAATTCCCATCTCTTTTCATACGGATCAGTTGCTTCAGAAACTTTTTGCGGCTCCCATTCTTCGCTAAGGTACCAATTATGCATTGCCTTTTCAAAACGTTCTTCCATATTTAAATCATGCCAAGTTTGATCTAAACCAATTAATGGAAAGAGGTCTTCGCCATTATGGGTGTGTTCACTTGAAGCCAGCCAATCTGCCATAATAATTAAGCCTTCTAATATCACAGCTTGCGGCTGAGTAATGTTCGGTATATCAGTGGCACTTTCATAACCCGCTGTTGCTAAACCGTAGTCAAATAATTCTTTTTGAACCTGCTGCCAAGGCCTTTGTAGGGCTTTATTTTGATCGCTTTGGTAATAATTAGCTTTTTGGTTTCCAATTTCATTATACGGGGCATCTGCTTCTGGCTTACCATGATGGCCGCCAATTAATGCAGCAACATTTTCAGGCACGCCAAATTTTAATAATAAGGCCTCTCCAGCTCGATTATGAGGAGATTCTTTTCGCAAAGGCAATTGCAAATCATCAAGATCAGAAAACCCCTGCCTTATTAACTTTTCAATTAATTCAGAATCCAAATTTTTATCATTGGCATATGATTTTTTAGTTTGAAAAGCTGGGGTGGACTTTCCGATATCATGGATAAAGCCCAAAAACTTAATTAATTTATGAATTTCATCATCAGATAAATCGCCCTTTAAAAATTGGCGCTGATTATCAGACAGCCATTGATTATATAAGAAGTTAATTACATTTTTAGTATCCGTTAAATGAGCAATCAATGGTAACCAACACTGTTGACCGTTTTCGGTGTTTTTCTTACCCCATAGGGCTAGAGTCTTGTTTGATAATGCTGGCATGCTTGCCTCCTTGTTTAAATTTAATTTTAATATTAATAATTAAGTTACTTTAAATATATACCCATAAAAATAAAATTGCAAGCGCTTTTCAAAATGATTGTAAATAAATAGGCTATGACATTACGTAATAGCCTATATCACCCCCCACTTATGTGGGGAATACCATATTAATATTTATAATTAACGGATGACCCTCATATACATAAGGAATACATCTTTAATTATAACATCTTTAAATAATGTAAAAAGTTAAGACTGTCTCAACAGAACGAGGAGTATTTGCATAAAAAATCATCAAGCCAAATCATATATTGTTGTAAATAATTATGAGCTTTAGAATATTTCATAAACTATACCAATTGAAAAAAGCCCAGGAAAACCTAGACTTTTAACAGCTGAACTACTTACGCAGTTTGTCAATAATGTCTTTGACATCATCGAGTACATCTTGAGCTTTTACAAACACAAGATACAGCACAATCAGAGTGACTAAATCTAGCACGAGTCTCACCTCCTTTAAACAAGCTGACTGGGCTTGTAAAAAGTGCGCACTAACGTGCTTTTTTATTTTACCAGATTCTTAAGCTGTGGTATACTTCAGTTACAATCAGATAAATCTCAGCACGAGATACTTAACGTGCATGCAAGTTGACTACTTGCAAGGCGCCTGGGGCGGTCATAACGACCGTCTTTTTTATACAAAAATAGCTCAGGGAAAACCTGAGCTATTTTGCTGTTTTACTTGAACAACTTATCTAAAAACTCAATGAGTTTATCAAGAATTTGTTCTGTCTTGGTCAAGACAATGTTAAACAATATTAGGATAATGATTTCGTACACGCTCTTACCTCCTTACTGGAAGCTGGTCAACTTCCTAAGATGTGCACATTGTGTACTTTTTTATTTTAAGAAATTTAGTAAACATGGTATACTTAAATGAATTAGGATAATGTGTTCTACACGTTCACATTGTATGCAATGCAAGTTTGGTCACTTGCAAGGCGCCTAGGGCGGTCATAATGACCGTCTTTTTTATACTACAAAAGTAATGTTAATATACACATTGTTATATAATATTGTTGTAAATAAAAAGGAGTTCTACTGGTAACAAAACTTCTTAAACATAAGCTTCCGCCTTCAAAGAGCGGTGGTCGAAATTATAGTTTAACTAGAAGGCTATCCCATAACTTGCCAAAGTTTATATGTGGGATGCTTTTTTGTTTCCAGAAAGAAATACATGACTTGTAACTCAAAATCAATCTCCACGCATGTGAGGAATACCAATTTACTAAACTTGGGTAACCAACAGGATAAACTAGGTTAGATATACAATTTTAGTAATCTAAATTAGCGATAAACATTGTTGTTACTACAGGATCATCACTACCATACATACCTGCAAAACCGATAGAAACACCAATTCTTGTACACTCTGAATTTTTTAACAAATCTCTATGACCCCAATTTGCACTTGCATCATTATAAATAAACTCATTAAAAGCATCATCGGCTAAATCATTAGGATTTCTAGTTAAAACTTCGCCAGTTTCTACTTCTCCGTGAGCACTAATTGATCCATCAGGGCGAGTATGCTTATCGCTGGTGTGGTATTTTTCGTGATAGTTGCCGGCTTCAATTGCTCTTTGAGTGGCGTAATCATGTAATTCGGGATTAATAGTAAGTGGTTTAATATCGGCTTGAGCACGCCAATTATTTACATCTTCCACAAATCTTTTTTCGACTGCTAGTTTGTAATCTGTTGTAAGCATATCCTTTGTTGGTGCTGCAGTTTGTGTATTGTTTTCTGAATTACTTGCTGCAGGCTTATTTGTGGAATCAGTAATGTCCATATCAGGATCAGGGACAGATTTAATCCATTTGCTTTCACCAATTCTGTACCAAGTCATTCCGTCACTGGTAATCATTGTTTCATAAATTTTATTTTTACCGGTCACCCATAATTGTTGCTTCTCACCATTTGGTTTCAGGTAAACTTGGCGACTGTCATCTATATTTATGTATGAAGTTGTGTCTGTTACTTTTTTAGTGTTTGCTTGTTTAATGTAACGATTCTTTTTGAGCTTTAAGTAATTTTTACCGTTAATTTTTTTAGTGGCGGCAATTTTTTGCTTAGTGCCCTTTTTTAATGAAGGGCCACTTACTTTATGTCCAATAGAGTTATAAATATAACTGTTGTGTGTTAAAAGAACTTGGTAGGTGCTGGCTGCAAAAACCGTATTCTGGTTGTTTGATTGAGCATTGCTTAAGCCCACTAAGCCCAAGGCTAAGGTACTGCTGGCAATAAATTTAAAATACTTACTTTTTTTCATGATTTTTCTCCTTTATCTAGAAATATGTCTTTATCATAACTGAAAAAAATTAGTCTTTCAGAAAAAATATTGGTTTAGTGGTTAAAATTTATTCCCACTCATATTGTAAAAATCATAATATAGATTATCGGAAGTTCTGAGAAGCTTTACCAAACTAAGACCAAAATTGCCAAGAAAAAGTTTGTGAATTTTTCATATTTCACGCGTAAGAATTCTATTAAACTGGAATTCTTATTTTTTACTATTTCACAAACTAGACCCATTTTGAAAATAGCTCAGGTTTTCCTAAAATAAGAAGTAGATCTGTTATAACAGCAATTAATAACATGTAAAAATGTAATCGTATTTTTTGACTTTGCTATATGAAATGTGATATAATGGGAGGCAAAGCCAAGCAAAGCCATGTTAGGGGCTGACTTTGTAACTATTTTTTTGACAATTTAGTTATATTATATTATAGTAAAATTGTAAATAAAAAGAAGCACATTGGGGAATGTACTTCTAGTGTAGCTTCCGTTATAGACGGTAGCATTACAATAGTTTAATTATGAAAACGTCCTATTGGTTGCCATGCTTTTTAGGACGTTTTTTTGTTCGTCGGTGTATAGTACTTATAACGTTTAAAACAAAATCTACCATTATTAGAAATAAGACTAAATAGTTGAATAACTGAACACGAGGCCAGTTCAACGACAGGATAGGAATAAGGTTAATTAACCAACTAATCCAATCTTTAACGATACTTATTACTGTAGCATTTAGCTGTTTTTCAAAAAATTTCTTCATTGTGAAACTCCTTTTTAACAGCTACCGTCCTTAAGCAAGCTACACAATTATTATAGCACTTTTCATTATATAATAATAGCGCTATAACCACTTTAAAACCACTTGTTACTTATAGTAACAAGTGGTTTTTTCTTTTATAAAGTTCCAACATAATTAATCGCTTTACCAATAATTTGATTTTCTCCTAGAATTTGAGGCTTGTATTTACTATTTTCAGGAATAAGCCATGTTGTACCTGCTATTTTTTCAATTCGTCTAAATTTAATATCTTGGTTAACCAAAATAGCTGCAG contains these protein-coding regions:
- the cas3 gene encoding CRISPR-associated helicase Cas3', coding for MPALSNKTLALWGKKNTENGQQCWLPLIAHLTDTKNVINFLYNQWLSDNQRQFLKGDLSDDEIHKLIKFLGFIHDIGKSTPAFQTKKSYANDKNLDSELIEKLIRQGFSDLDDLQLPLRKESPHNRAGEALLLKFGVPENVAALIGGHHGKPEADAPYNEIGNQKANYYQSDQNKALQRPWQQVQKELFDYGLATAGYESATDIPNITQPQAVILEGLIIMADWLASSEHTHNGEDLFPLIGLDQTWHDLNMEERFEKAMHNWYLSEEWEPQKVSEATDPYEKRWEFEARPVQRTITKAIGETTDPGMVIVEAPMGLGKTEIALVAVEQLAYITGADGLFMGLPTQATSNAMFSRVKHWLQKLSAEQKCDFSVDLMHSKKIFNDEYKKLPDAENVVDDTDKGAITVNSWFSGKKSILTKFTIGTIDNLLSMGLKQKHLFLKHLGLSGKVVVIDEVHAYDAYMSQYLYKAIRWLGTYHVPIVILSATLPTEKRKLLIQSYLIGKYGWQFALKFKAPADWENNQAYPLVSILDGCQLKQISEFPGQSDQKTQKLQVSRINLPDDELVAAILDKIKAGGVAGVIVNTVKRAQSLAKLVAQEDVELIVLHSAFLAPERTKQETKLQGAIGKIDKKSKRPEKLVVIGTQVLEQSLDIDFDVLYTDIAPIDLILQRAGRLHRHEIVRPKNLEQPQLYVMGINDFGDYGPANESIYHKYLLMKTDHFLPEQITLPDDISNLVQQVYNSKTDFEINGIEKAKKEFNLYIEKEEQKAGDFQIDDPDPEESIHGWLNYDQLDVDKDEQKASASVRDIQETIEVILVKHTTKGNFLINGQNLAQVSDYDISEQVIKLPTAITQYANEIEAVIKRLEELTDKYCDDWQNSVWLKGALALPLDENLTTTLGKWTLQYSEQFGLSYTKDDDDD
- a CDS encoding SLAP domain-containing protein encodes the protein MKKSKYFKFIASSTLALGLVGLSNAQSNNQNTVFAASTYQVLLTHNSYIYNSIGHKVSGPSLKKGTKQKIAATKKINGKNYLKLKKNRYIKQANTKKVTDTTSYINIDDSRQVYLKPNGEKQQLWVTGKNKIYETMITSDGMTWYRIGESKWIKSVPDPDMDITDSTNKPAASNSENNTQTAAPTKDMLTTDYKLAVEKRFVEDVNNWRAQADIKPLTINPELHDYATQRAIEAGNYHEKYHTSDKHTRPDGSISAHGEVETGEVLTRNPNDLADDAFNEFIYNDASANWGHRDLLKNSECTRIGVSIGFAGMYGSDDPVVTTMFIANLDY